GATGTCACCTGGTTGCCAACCCTCCCCGACTCAAGCAAGGAAAAACATTGGCCATTGTGTATGTGCACAAGGCCTGTCACACCCAAAATTCCCATCATCATCTAGTCATTGCtccagtgcccagggaaactgaggcacgcacactcGTGGTTACCATAGGCAAGTAGAACTCACGTGCAACATAACAAAGGTGAGTaaaatccccactttgtcacagactgccagatgctgacctcttccttccccttttaTACAATCAGctctcctccttttctccagtgACTTagggtctcccctcccctcccccgccaactttcccccctcctcccattcctgGGAAGCTCCACTCAAGAGCCAGAGTTTCAGGCTGTGACTGAAGAATTAAGTTTACTAGGCCAGGAAACCAGTCAGGAGTTTCCCGCTTCCTCTTCCCAACTGCAGAACCAACAAATCTCAACTGAGGGCGATTTCTAAAAAGTTTCACGACTTCCCTCCACACCctatgatggctacgtctacacagcacgctggtttcgaaataacagagtgcgcatctacacagcaagcccgttgtttcgaattaatttcaaaataacgggcttattattccaattcctgtaaccctcatttcatgaggcgtaAGAGAAGTGGATGGAAGAccgctcttccttcgacttccagctgtgtagatggtgcctaAAACCGAGTTACGCtccttcgacttcagctatgcaattaacgtagctgaggTTGTGTGGCTTAATTCGGCTGTAGCCCGTagtatagggcatgtctacactgcggtggttttctgggataccagaggtatcccagaaaaactctgccacatccagggaacccatttgctcttctgctttttttttttttttcgggaGGGAaaacacactctttcggaagccctgtcttcctcattccatgaggaagaaggggtcttccggaagagggtttttttccgaaatttggcctagtgtagacgggccaaatttcagaaaagactcttcagaaaaaaatatcTGTAGTATAGACTTAGCCATAGATGTGCCCTAGGTGAACAGCTAAAGGGAAAAGCCAACAGGAGTTATACGGAATGGAATAAAAAACGTCACGAGGCCTCTGACTACTTGAGTCCTGCCCTGGCGGATGCCTCATGACTCACTGATCTGGGTTGGAAGACTGGTTTTCCATCTGGATGGGAGCCACATGGGAACCAGCACCCGGAAATGCACTCATTGGCCCAGCACAGAATCATAAACTTGAAGGCCTGGAGGGGACCACAGCAGATGGCTGGGAAGGGCCACTGGGCAGCTGGCACGTCCATGCAAGACTTGGACCTCGAGGTTGTCCCTTTGGGGCTTGATTCTTCCCCCCACAAGGACTTCTTGTTTCAATCCACTTCCTTTTGTGAGCATCGCCTCTTCGTACATGCCCATCCGTCTGTAAGGTGAGTCCACCCTTCCGGTCACAGCGGATACTGTTTTGCTTTCTGTGCGTCTCTCCTTCCCTTAGCCACCGGACTAGTGGTGAGACCATTCAGCCATTCCCTCCCCTTGACCAGGTCCCGGGCGAGCAGAAATGGAGAAACGCTTCTTGACAGCTGGGCTGCTTGTTGCCAAATGGCTTGTGCAGCACCAGCGGGTGCTGTTTCCCTATGCAAGCAGAACAGTCCACACACCCATCCGGGCCCCGTGTTTTTGGAGGGCATACCATGTTTTCGGTGGTTTGTGGGAACACCCAAAGCTCAGGGTATGTGAAGCAGTCTGCTTCCGGGTTACCTGGCATTTTCCCCCCATGAATGCCAGGTCTGTGTTCTGGATATTCATTAAAGAAGTTTTCCCTGATGTCCAACTTAGACTGACTTGGCTGCAATTGAAGTCCATGGCTTCAGTTGCAACAAAGGGGTTTTAGGTCTATCAGGCCAGGAAGAACTTCCTGCTCACCCTGGGAGGCTAAGCACTCAAAAAACTTTCCTAGGGAGTCTGAGAATCTCCATCCTGGGGGATTTTTAAGGGTGGGTTAAACAaactcctgtcagggatgatctagatggagcttggtctcAGCAGCCTGGCcttgacgacctctcgaggttccttccacttctgggattctatgaaccGTCTATGAATCAAAGCACAGAAGATAAACAACCCAGAGGAAGTAGTAGGGTGATAAGATAGTGTACAAGCAGAGAGCTGGGTGCACTACTGGCTTCATCGcaaactcctctccccaccctgcttttttaatttgtatttttttgcATGTGGGAACTGtatgctctgctcccagctgctgaaaaaatctttttttgcatAGGCCCTGGAAGGAGGAGTGTTCCCACACCCGGTGGCGTGAAAGGTTTTTAAAAACGCATGCCCTGTTTACAATTTGGTTCAGCAGTTTTCAGCACTCTCACTAGACAAAACGTGTTCTGTGTCCTCTTAGTCTGCTGCCTACCCACGTGGTTCATTTCATTCTGGGCGAGGGGGTTCCCAGCAGTGGCTCTTATGCTTTTGCATTGGTGACCCTTTCCACACAGCAAGCCCCTGAGTGCATTCCCTCTTATAAATTAAAACTACTTTTACAgtcttcagagggggagccgagttagtctgtaacaagaacaactttacaaaccacaagcagtctggtagcaccttaaagactaacaaaacatggagacaggatcatgagcttccgtgggcacaacccacttcttcaggtgacttttttaaggtgctactagatttgttgttttttaagttttactttTACAATATTTAGCATTATGACAAATCCTGGAAACAAAACAGGGCTTGGGGAGGAGATTGACAGCTCATGACACCCTGAGGATTTATGCCCCCCCGTTTGAGAAGACTTGTCCTACAGGCATTTTGAGTGTGTGAGAAATATATTTGGCCTCCtaattcttcttttttttttttttggtccctgATCCCATCCTTAAAGCCCAGCATTGCAAGACCGTTTTCTGGTGCGTGGACAACTCTCTCTGCATTTGAATTTAACTGCTGATTAGTGATTGGTCGGGGAAGAAGCACTCCAGGCGCCTCATTGGTGAGCGAGTGTTAACGCCACTCTCCGGGGCTCGGCTACCAACAGGGAGCGATATGGCGCCCCGCCTCTTGCTTCTCAGTTCTCACTCCGGTCGGACAGCACACTATATAAACTCTTGTTTTCGCAGTGCGGAATGGCTTTCTAGGTACTTTTTGTGCGCTTCTTACGAGATGTCTGGTCGCGGCAAAGGCGGgaagggactgggaaaaggaggtgccaAGCGGCACCGTAAGGTCCTACGAGATAACATCCAGGGTATCACCAAGCCCGCCATCCGCCGCCTAGCTCGCCGCGGGGGCGTCAAGCGTATCTCCGGCTTGATCTACGAAGAGACCCGCGGGGTGTTGAAGGTTTTCCTGGAGAACGTGATCCGCGACGCGGTGACTTACACCGAGCACGCCAAGCGCAAGACCGTGACGGCCATGGACGTGGTGTACGCCCTGAAACGCCAGGGCCGCACCCTCTACGGATTCGGAGGCTAAATCTGCAGTTTACGCCTTAAAAACACAAAGGTCCTTTTAAGGGCCACTTCCTTCTGCACGAAGAGAGCTGGGCTTGCTGCATACCGGTATCTGCGTTAAATTGCAGTGTGCTGGCTTTTCAAGCTGCTGCTATATTTCGGTTGTTTCCcggggaagggaagaaaagttCTAAACATAACTAACTTGAATGGTTCTTTTTCTAGTCTTTAATGCTACAGCATATATTTACAATTTATAATGTTAACTAATTAGACTCGTGTCAGTATCTATGCTACCAAGAACAAAGGATTTCAATTCCTTGTTTTTTccttaaaataaacatttccaGGTGCTAAGGCAGTAACTCGGTTGTGAAATTCTTGTGAAACTAATCCCAGTGGTAAATTGTTGAATTCACATACCTTGTAATTTGGAGGAAAGCTTTTTTTCTAAAGCCATTGTGCCTTTGGAAGTTTTTGGCGCCATTTTGTAACAAGGCGGCATTCAGGAGGCCCGTTTTGCCGGGAAGGGTAAATCTAGTATTTAATAGAAACCTAGTAGTAACTGTAAATTGAAATGCTAACAggctaaaaaaaaatcacccaggaAATGGTAATTTATAATCTGCTTCTTTCAGTAAACTTGTAGGATGATTTCAACTTTAAATCCCTCAGGTTGTTTCTTCTGGTTCCTCACTTGTGATCAGATTTCCTTGCATCTCAGCTGTGTAAACAGTCTGTAAAGGCTTTTTTTGCACTTGATCCCAGCATGGCAATTGACTTGTTTGCATCCTGCCAACTTGTATGAGACAGCAATTTCCCAACCTCATTTAGGTATCACTTGTTTGTGACCAATCAAAACTGATATTAATTGACCTTTTAAGTGTCTTTTGTGGTGTTTTTCCGTGTACCCAGACACTCAACTGTCTCCTATGTCTGGCTCAACCTCCCCCTGTGTTATACATTTTTCATTTACAAGGCAacacctcccttttttcccttgcCCACCCATCCTGCACTAGCTGTGGAGATGGTCTGTTTGCCTACGGGTGTAGTCTGGGCACAAGTGATGTAGCCCTTCCTAACCACTGTGCTTGTACTAGGAGTCTGGTTGAACAGTCGCTTTCCCAAGTAAGGCAGCGGCCATCATTTGCATAGATAAAATTATCTAAAGATGAATTCTAAGTGTATTATACAAATAGTTCTTCAACTTTccctttctttaaaaagaaatgaatATAGGTCCATATTAACATGAGTATTTCGTTTACACCTAGAACTATATTACTgcaaagctgtgtctagactggcaagcttttctgcaaaagcggctgcttttgtgcaaaaacttgctaactgtctccactggccgcttgaatttccgcaaaagcactgacttcctcctgtaagaaatcagtgctttttgcagaaatactatgctgctcccattcgggcaaaactgttttgcgcaaaaaagcccgatggtgaaaatggcgatcggggctttcttgtgcaaaactgcgtctagattggcacggacgcatttccgcagaaagtgcttttgcgaaaagcgtccgtgccaatctagatgctcttttccgcaaatgcttttaacggaaaaacttttccgttaaaagcatttgtgaaaaatcatgcccgtctagatgtagcccaacagTATTTGATTAATATTGCATcattattaagaacataagaatggccgtaccgggtcagacaaaaggtccatcaagcccagtgtcttgtctgccaacaggggcccatgccccagagggagggatcacaacagggaatcctcttatgatccctcccctgtcactcacctccagacaaacagaggctagggacactattcctacccatcctggctgatagccattcatggacctaacctgtatgaatctacctagctcttttttgaaccctgttaacatCCTGGctttcactacatcctctggcaaggagttccacaggttgactgtggacagagtgaagaaaaaaacttccttttgtttgttttaaacctgctgcctgttcatttcatttggtgactcttagttcttatattgtggaaataagtaaataactt
The Pelodiscus sinensis isolate JC-2024 unplaced genomic scaffold, ASM4963464v1 ctg59, whole genome shotgun sequence genome window above contains:
- the LOC142823713 gene encoding histone H4, with protein sequence MSGRGKGGKGLGKGGAKRHRKVLRDNIQGITKPAIRRLARRGGVKRISGLIYEETRGVLKVFLENVIRDAVTYTEHAKRKTVTAMDVVYALKRQGRTLYGFGG